In one window of Littorina saxatilis isolate snail1 linkage group LG11, US_GU_Lsax_2.0, whole genome shotgun sequence DNA:
- the LOC138980360 gene encoding uncharacterized protein produces the protein MESESEDQKTLFYSLLEAHIRSLDDSKRECFCIAQEKYTKIVKALQLNKGQQCPEGAKFKYRCAKHYKLQVVGARTMLCCQKTNCPVVTREELFATIARCHVHVGHGGRDKTWAEIKANYAGVHHSAVSVFLKTCPSCRQRQVVKSLPSGKAMINLSFLLRVQIDLIDFRSRPDRDFKWILHARDCFSKFSWAYPLESKTAAEVAGHLFDQFCTFGPPRLLQSDNGREFTANVIREVCDLWPGTVIIHGRPRHPESQGCIERGNGDLQLKLGKWMDTNGPQWSRGLKSVVHSINTSVSSATGTTPYELVFGQKPRSDQAVWEEFAAQGIVREEDLPNDLLVMLPTMRQEGAVVQSVSEEDAVIESLSQEGAVVESLSQEGAVVESLSQEGAVVQSVSEEDAVVESLSQEGAVVESLSQEGAVVESLSQEGAVVESLNHDGAVVQSVWLDNVGRVVLSQEDTAVSQRSAVVQSGSQSDISCEDDERITVWSEVVFDTVLQPVNNSLPTPGPSTAGADRSSEAVNFQDPLGPSLSTPEQHATGAGGSSLGIVENVDSPSTSSTTCTSHKRGKEYLLLSDNVIVCSGTEHTNLDVVHGVKVTKTTHAVFSVDEVFVPTHVPTIANPMNEPLEVGQFVLWKRTATVQNEEGNTAHKEKRLVARNNYLKAARRQDTRYQKKVKDVTQSFQNGHTVGVKIHSADRTNTDVRLLTCKILESKMRGGDSVYRVYCPTGIVKNWFRGVELVDMSSVVLPHLNVVNPQTLKEVSLIQASRSSTGWQNRGAVARSVCTCTGACMTKRCPCKDAKLACGTKCHPHSKKCKNMS, from the exons ATGGAGTCCGAGTCAGAGGATCAGAAAACTctgttttattctcttttagAAGCACACATACGGAGTCTTGATGACAGCAAACGAGAATGTTTCTGCATTGCCCAAGAGAAGTACACAAAAATAGTGAAAGCTCTGCAACTGAACAAGGGCCAGCAATGTCCAGAAGGTGCCAAATTCAAGTACAGGTGTGCAAAGCATTATAAATTACAAGTTGTGGGGGCAAGGACAATGCTATGTTGCCAGAAAACCAACTGCCCGGTTGTGACCAGAGAGGAATTGTTTGCGACAATTGCGCGATGTCACGTTCATGTTGGCCATGGGGGAAGGGATAAAACGTGGGCGGAAATCAAAGCAAACTACGCAGGAGTCCACCACTCAGCAGTCAGTGTGTTCCTGAAGACCTGTCCCAGCTGCAGGCAGCGCCAGGTGGTGAAATCACTTCCATCTGGAAAGGCAATGATCAATCTGTCTTTTCTACTCAGAGTCCAAATCGACCTCATTGACTTCCGCAGCAGGCCTGACAGGGACTTTAAATGGATCCTGCATGCAAGGGACTGTTTTTCGAAGTTTTCTTGGGCCTATCCCTTGGAATCCAAGACTGCAGCAGAGGTAGCAGGTCATCTGTTCGACCAATTCTGCACCTTTGGACCACCACGCCTCCTGCAGAGTGACAATGGCAGAGAATTCACGGCGAACGTGATACGTGAAGTGTGTGATCTGTGGCCTGGAACAGTGATCATCCATGGACGCCCAAGACATCCTGAAAGTCAGG GGTGCATTGAGAGGGGGAACGGAGACCTACAATTGAAACTAGGCAAATGGATGGATACCAATGGCCCACAATGGAGCAGGGGATTAAAGTCTGTGGTTCACTCAATCAACACATCAGTTTCAAGTGCAACTGGGACAACACCGTATGAACTTGTATTTGGTCAGAAACCACGTTCGGACCAAGCTGTTTGGGAGGAATTTGCAGCTCAGGGTATTGTGCGTGAAGAAGATTTGCCAAATGATCTGCTTGTTATGCTTCCCACAATGAGGCAGGAAGGTGCAGTCGTGCAGTCAGTGAGTGAGGAAGATGCAGTCATTGAGTCATTgagtcaggaaggtgcagtcgtcgagtcattgagtcaggaaggtgcagtcgtcgagtcattgagtcaggaaggtgcagtcgtGCAGTCAGTGAGTGAGGAAGATGCAGTCGTTGAGTCATTgagtcaggaaggtgcagtcgtcgagtcattgagtcaggaaggtgcagtcgtcgagtcattgagtcaggaaggtgcagtcgtTGAGTCATTGAATCATGATGGTGCAGTCGTGCAGTCAGTGTGGCTGGACAATGTGGGGCGTGTAGTTCTGAGTCAAGAAGACACAGCCGTGAGTCAGAGAAGTGCAGTTGTGCAGTCAGGGAGCCAGAGTGACATCAGCTGCGAGGACGACGAGAGAATCACTGTGTGGAGTGAAGTGGTCTTTGATACAGTTCTGCAGCCAGTCAACAATTCTTTGCCAACTCCCGGACCTTCAACTGCTG GTGCTGACCGTTCTTCAGAAGCAGTCAACTTTCAGGATCCTCTCGGACCTTCTCTCAGCACTCCTGAGCAGCATGCCACTG GTGCTGGTGGTTCTTCTCTCGGCATTGTAGAAAACGTGGATTCACCAAGTACATCATCTACTACCTGTACCAGCCACAAGCGAGGAAAGGAGTATCTTCTTTTGAGCGACAACGTCATCGTTTGTTCTGGCACAGAGCACACAAATCTTGACGTTGTGCATGGTGTGAAAGTGACTAAAACCACTCATGCTGTGTTTTCTGTTGACGAAGTGTTCGTTCCTACACATGTGCCTACAATTGCCAACCCTATGAATGAACCATTAGAAGTAGGACAGTTTGTGTTGTGGAAACGCACTGCAACAGTGCAAAATGAAGAAGGGAACACGGCTCACAAGGAGAAGCGACTTGTTGCCAGAAATAACTATTTGAAGGCTGCCAGACGTCAAGACACGAGGTACCAAAAGAAGGTAAAAGACGTGACCCAATCATTCCAAAACGGGCACACTGTCGGAGTGAAAATCCACAGTGCCGACAGGACCAACACTGACGTGCGGCTCTTGACCTGCAAGATTCTGGAATCAAAGATGAGGGGCGGTGATTCTGTCTATCGGGTGTATTGCCCGACTGGAATTGTTAAAAACTGGTTTCGGGGGGTGGAGCTTGTGGACATGAGCAGTGTGGTCCTCCCACATCTCAATGTGGTAAACCCACAGACTCTTAAGGAAGTGTCCCTCATTCAAGCCTCCAGGTCATCAACTGGTTGGCAAAACCGTGGAGCTGTCGCCAGGTCCGTCTGTACGTGCACAGGCGCGTGCATGACAAAGAGGTGTCCGTGCAAAGATGCCAAACTTGCATGTGGCACCAAATGCCACCCGCACAGCAAGAAATGCAAGAACATGTCCTGA